A DNA window from Actinomadura luzonensis contains the following coding sequences:
- a CDS encoding sugar ABC transporter substrate-binding protein, with protein MNRTSVHTVVIGTAVLALAACASTPPQGGAPTGSGGGGAYTWWDPYPQHDANSAWAKRVNTCGQQAGVTIQRTAYDTTALTNQALLAGQEGNAPDVILLDNPAVSTLADAGMLTAMSDFGLDVNRFDKNLVAAGELDGKTYGIPIGANTLALYYNKKILDAAGVDPASIKDWASLTAALKKVKAAGKKPITFAAIGTEEGSFQFLPWFWGAGAQLTRLDSPQAGAALELWSSWLKDGLAPNSVLSNSQNTTWEEFLTGEFAFAENGTWQIDSAAKAGFPTGVVQIPGKDGGTAPTPTGGEFITVPVQKDTKRYDVTKKILECMTTPEGLVETGTTFAYYIPSTAEGQQAILAKEPGLKPWVDAVRSAKGRTSDNLGTKYPKISEALWTGVQKALSGAASPAGALKDAQAQAQRAIGD; from the coding sequence ATGAACCGTACGTCCGTGCACACCGTCGTGATCGGGACCGCCGTCCTGGCCCTGGCCGCCTGCGCCTCCACCCCGCCGCAGGGCGGCGCCCCCACCGGGTCCGGGGGCGGCGGCGCGTACACCTGGTGGGACCCCTATCCGCAGCACGACGCGAACTCGGCCTGGGCCAAGCGGGTGAACACCTGCGGGCAGCAGGCCGGCGTCACCATCCAGCGCACCGCCTACGACACCACCGCCCTCACCAACCAGGCCCTCCTCGCCGGGCAGGAGGGCAACGCGCCCGACGTCATCCTGCTCGACAACCCCGCCGTCTCGACCCTGGCGGACGCCGGCATGCTGACCGCGATGTCCGACTTCGGCCTCGATGTGAACCGGTTCGACAAGAACCTCGTCGCGGCCGGCGAGCTGGACGGCAAGACCTACGGCATCCCGATCGGCGCCAACACCCTCGCCCTCTACTACAACAAGAAGATCCTCGACGCCGCCGGCGTGGACCCCGCCTCGATCAAGGACTGGGCCTCCCTCACCGCCGCGCTGAAGAAGGTCAAGGCCGCCGGCAAGAAGCCGATCACGTTCGCCGCCATCGGCACCGAGGAGGGCTCCTTCCAGTTCCTGCCGTGGTTCTGGGGCGCCGGCGCGCAGCTCACCCGGCTCGACTCCCCGCAGGCGGGCGCGGCTCTGGAGCTGTGGTCGTCCTGGCTGAAGGACGGCCTCGCGCCCAACTCCGTGCTCAGCAACTCCCAGAACACCACCTGGGAGGAGTTCCTGACCGGCGAGTTCGCCTTCGCCGAGAACGGCACCTGGCAGATCGACAGCGCCGCCAAGGCCGGCTTCCCGACCGGCGTCGTGCAGATCCCGGGCAAGGACGGCGGCACCGCGCCGACGCCCACGGGCGGCGAGTTCATCACCGTCCCCGTGCAGAAGGACACCAAGCGCTACGACGTCACCAAGAAGATCCTCGAATGCATGACCACCCCCGAGGGCCTGGTCGAGACCGGCACCACGTTCGCGTACTATATCCCCTCCACCGCCGAGGGACAGCAGGCCATCCTGGCCAAGGAGCCGGGCCTGAAGCCCTGGGTGGATGCCGTGCGCAGCGCCAAGGGCCGCACCAGCGACAACCTCGGCACCAAGTACCCCAAGATCTCCGAGGCCCTGTGGACCGGCGTGCAGAAGGCGCTGAGCGGCGCGGCGAGCCCCGCCGGCGCGCTCAAGGACGCCCAGGCGCAGGCCCAGCGGGCCATCGGCGACTGA
- a CDS encoding LacI family DNA-binding transcriptional regulator: protein MATIGDVAREAGVSRSTASYALSGKRPISDEVRRRVLAAAEALAYTPNAGARALATAQTKVLGLLAQFHEDEFAPAMMQYILGVTNTARDLGYDTLLVTEADGVRALRRVTDSRMVDGVVLLNIAQDDARLPILRAAPQPGALVGLPGDCSGLDVFDLDFEEAGRVMVDHLHRLGHRELILVSQPEHVVERGGAYVWRLRDAALERARQRGVTLHAVYGESRQPAVGRLLNGLLDAYPAATGLLVNNEAAAAALPSVTYARGLRVPEDLSVIGRYSAEFAATFSLPYSHIESAPDRLGAMAVRQLVRRVESEAARAEPFVVRFLSPELVSLGSTAPPLPR from the coding sequence GTGGCGACCATCGGGGACGTGGCCCGGGAGGCCGGGGTGAGCCGGAGCACGGCGTCGTACGCGCTGTCCGGCAAGCGTCCCATCTCCGACGAGGTCCGCCGGCGCGTGCTCGCGGCGGCCGAGGCGCTGGCGTACACCCCGAACGCGGGGGCCCGCGCGCTCGCCACCGCCCAGACCAAGGTGCTCGGCCTGCTCGCCCAGTTCCACGAGGACGAGTTCGCCCCCGCGATGATGCAGTACATCCTGGGCGTCACCAACACCGCCCGCGACCTCGGCTACGACACGCTGCTGGTCACCGAGGCCGACGGGGTGCGGGCGCTGCGCCGGGTCACCGACTCCCGCATGGTGGACGGCGTCGTGCTCCTGAACATCGCCCAGGACGACGCCCGCCTGCCCATCCTGCGCGCCGCGCCGCAGCCCGGCGCGCTGGTCGGGCTGCCGGGCGACTGCTCCGGGCTCGACGTGTTCGACCTCGACTTCGAGGAGGCGGGCCGGGTGATGGTGGACCACCTGCACCGGCTCGGCCACCGCGAGCTCATCCTCGTCTCCCAGCCGGAGCACGTGGTGGAGCGCGGCGGCGCGTACGTGTGGCGGCTGCGTGACGCCGCGCTCGAACGCGCCCGCCAGCGCGGCGTGACCCTGCACGCCGTGTACGGCGAGTCCCGGCAACCCGCCGTGGGACGCCTGCTCAACGGCCTGCTCGACGCCTACCCGGCGGCGACCGGCCTGCTGGTCAACAACGAGGCCGCCGCGGCGGCGCTGCCCTCCGTCACCTACGCGCGGGGGCTGCGGGTGCCCGAGGACCTGTCGGTCATCGGGCGTTACTCCGCCGAGTTCGCCGCGACCTTCTCCCTGCCCTACTCGCACATCGAGAGCGCGCCCGACCGCCTGGGCGCCATGGCGGTGCGCCAGCTCGTCCGCCGCGTGGAGTCCGAGGCGGCGCGCGCGGAGCCGTTCGTCGTGCGTTTCCTGTCTCCCGAGCTGGTCTCGCTCGGGAGCACCGCACCCCCGCTCCCCCGCTGA
- a CDS encoding WD40 repeat domain-containing protein: MRPADPKRSRIVLIGSSRYADPELADLPAVATTVRDLSAFYTDPHAGVVPRRHCAVLLDAPGLESVGNGLAVSARAAEDLLLVHYIGHGLVSGRKQDLYLALPGTVWDSPDFSALEYGKLRDAVLRSPARVKIIILDCCFSGRAFSRSMYGGPSGASLAELEVEGAYVLTSAGQSQVSQILPGEEHTAFSGRLLRLLWEGIDNGPALLTIEDLYQALRHRMRIAHLSTPERRLTGDAERMPLTANRAGVLERPRRHADPPRRRMRRSGTGRTSGLGGWRRPVPLTALGALVIAVTAWSLVPDASPKARPSAHVTSPPPSAPASASPATARTVTTTATTAWRSRRLLTIPGPFDAARFSPDGTILAMSGTDRTLTLRDMSTGAGKVLRLGSASATLRPAVFSPDGRLVAAWAQGDRAIRLWDRPTGRWLTFNPAHPAPVWAAAFSPDSRTMATGGDDGDVILWDLARQRRITALRRDGNGRIWSLGISPDGKLLAAGSADGHVHLWNLRNHTYIRALTATPEGVWGLAFNPSGTRLAAVAADKRIALWDARTLELKATFRDDHTRVYGLDFSADGRFLSSCGEPDTTRVIDVTARRKVAEYPGSLSFSPTGRSFATVTALGDVQVWRMTGA, translated from the coding sequence GTGCGCCCGGCCGACCCGAAGCGATCGCGGATCGTGCTGATCGGCAGCAGCAGGTACGCCGACCCGGAGCTGGCGGACCTGCCCGCCGTCGCCACGACCGTGCGCGACCTGAGCGCGTTCTACACCGATCCCCACGCGGGCGTGGTGCCCCGCCGCCATTGCGCCGTGCTTCTCGACGCACCTGGCCTGGAGAGCGTGGGTAACGGCCTCGCCGTCTCCGCACGGGCCGCTGAAGATCTCCTTCTCGTTCACTACATCGGGCACGGCCTGGTCAGTGGACGTAAACAGGACCTTTATCTGGCACTGCCAGGAACAGTCTGGGATTCGCCGGATTTCTCGGCCCTCGAATACGGAAAACTGCGCGACGCCGTCCTGCGCAGCCCCGCTCGCGTGAAAATCATCATTCTCGACTGCTGCTTCTCCGGGCGAGCATTCTCACGCAGCATGTACGGCGGGCCCTCGGGTGCTTCGCTGGCGGAGTTGGAGGTGGAGGGCGCCTATGTGCTGACCTCCGCCGGGCAGAGCCAGGTCTCGCAAATTCTTCCCGGTGAGGAACACACCGCGTTCAGCGGGCGGCTCCTGCGGCTGCTCTGGGAAGGCATCGACAACGGCCCGGCCCTTCTCACCATCGAGGATCTCTATCAGGCGTTACGGCATCGGATGCGCATCGCCCACCTTTCCACCCCGGAGCGGCGGCTGACGGGCGACGCGGAACGAATGCCGTTGACGGCCAACCGGGCGGGCGTCCTGGAGCGACCGCGGCGGCATGCCGATCCGCCTCGCCGGCGTATGCGGCGATCGGGCACCGGCAGGACTTCCGGCCTGGGAGGGTGGCGACGGCCCGTCCCGCTCACCGCACTTGGGGCACTCGTCATAGCCGTCACCGCCTGGAGCCTCGTCCCGGACGCCTCTCCGAAGGCCCGCCCGTCCGCGCACGTCACCTCGCCGCCACCGTCCGCGCCTGCGTCAGCTAGCCCGGCCACGGCCAGGACCGTGACCACGACCGCCACGACCGCCTGGCGGAGCCGGCGTCTCCTCACGATCCCAGGCCCTTTCGATGCCGCGCGGTTCAGTCCGGACGGCACGATCCTCGCCATGAGCGGCACGGACCGGACGTTGACCTTGCGCGACATGTCCACCGGCGCCGGCAAGGTGCTCAGGCTCGGCAGCGCGTCCGCCACGCTCCGTCCAGCCGTGTTCAGCCCGGACGGGAGGTTGGTGGCCGCCTGGGCGCAGGGGGACCGGGCGATCCGCCTCTGGGACCGGCCGACAGGGCGATGGCTCACCTTCAACCCGGCTCATCCGGCGCCTGTATGGGCGGCGGCCTTCAGCCCGGACAGCAGGACGATGGCGACCGGCGGCGACGACGGCGACGTCATCCTGTGGGACCTCGCCAGGCAGCGCCGGATCACCGCCCTGCGGCGCGACGGAAACGGCCGCATCTGGTCGCTCGGCATCAGCCCTGACGGCAAACTGCTGGCCGCCGGCAGCGCCGACGGCCACGTCCACCTGTGGAACCTGAGGAACCACACCTACATCCGCGCTCTGACCGCAACCCCTGAAGGAGTATGGGGCCTGGCGTTCAACCCGTCCGGCACGAGGCTGGCGGCCGTCGCGGCGGACAAGAGGATCGCCCTGTGGGACGCCCGGACACTGGAGCTGAAGGCCACCTTCCGCGACGACCACACGCGGGTCTACGGCCTGGACTTCAGCGCCGACGGCCGGTTCCTGTCCAGTTGCGGCGAGCCCGACACCACCCGGGTCATCGACGTTACGGCTCGCCGCAAAGTCGCCGAGTACCCGGGAAGTCTGTCCTTCAGCCCGACCGGCCGGTCCTTCGCCACGGTCACCGCACTCGGCGACGTGCAGGTCTGGCGCATGACCGGCGCCTGA
- a CDS encoding effector-associated constant component EACC1 translates to MDISLTIDSANGIEELESLVDWLSEEKSLRGRVRLRRAVPAPGEMGAMSETALVAVSSGGALTALMTSLRAWLAQPHRSDVRVKIRKPDGTLIEVDAKNVDGRRVEKALRSTLLARHEE, encoded by the coding sequence GTGGACATATCCCTGACCATCGACAGTGCCAATGGGATCGAGGAACTCGAATCATTGGTTGATTGGCTGTCGGAGGAGAAATCACTGCGCGGCCGAGTGCGGTTGAGGCGCGCTGTGCCCGCTCCCGGCGAGATGGGCGCGATGAGCGAGACGGCCCTGGTGGCCGTCTCCTCCGGCGGCGCGCTCACCGCTCTCATGACCTCGCTCAGGGCCTGGCTGGCCCAGCCGCACAGGTCGGACGTCCGCGTCAAGATACGCAAGCCGGATGGCACGCTGATCGAGGTCGACGCCAAGAACGTCGACGGCAGGCGCGTGGAGAAGGCGTTACGCAGCACGCTGCTCGCTCGGCACGAGGAGTAG
- a CDS encoding PPOX class F420-dependent oxidoreductase, with protein MTFTQAELDYLATQRLGRLATVSPAGQVQVNPTNFFLDAGTGTIVIGGGALGGTKKFRNVQQGSTVAFVVDDLASADPWTPRGIEIRGTAVALADQEPPLPGLSREIIRITPTKIVTWGLSGPRTARSV; from the coding sequence ATGACCTTCACCCAGGCCGAACTCGACTACCTGGCCACCCAGCGCCTCGGCCGGCTGGCCACCGTCTCGCCCGCCGGACAGGTGCAGGTCAACCCGACCAACTTCTTCCTCGACGCCGGCACCGGCACGATCGTCATCGGCGGCGGCGCGCTCGGCGGGACGAAGAAGTTCCGCAACGTCCAGCAGGGCAGCACGGTCGCGTTCGTCGTGGACGACCTGGCCTCGGCCGACCCGTGGACGCCCCGCGGCATCGAGATCCGGGGCACCGCGGTGGCCCTCGCCGACCAGGAGCCGCCGCTGCCTGGCCTGTCCCGCGAGATCATCAGGATCACCCCCACCAAGATCGTCACCTGGGGGCTCAGCGGCCCGCGCACCGCCCGCTCCGTCTGA
- a CDS encoding RICIN domain-containing protein yields MSTISTNRRITSAASRPWRRAARLSAPVLALAAALLAGAGAPASAAAPGDDADPARTAATATDPGLWWIQMNGLSLQDNAVAGVRLTQVPSTANPVFFGVLWHFTPTPAGNAYVVESNNGGCLDIADGISKSPGAGIEVRQCDGTISQQWVTPSHGGAKYGMTNVWSGLAATVKGPVVAGAKLHQRPVGEANQVFDMPFFGF; encoded by the coding sequence ATGTCCACAATCAGTACGAACCGCCGGATCACCTCCGCGGCGTCCCGGCCGTGGCGGCGCGCGGCCCGCCTGTCGGCGCCGGTCCTGGCGCTGGCGGCCGCCCTGCTGGCGGGGGCCGGCGCGCCCGCGAGCGCGGCCGCCCCTGGCGACGACGCCGATCCGGCGCGGACCGCGGCCACGGCCACCGACCCGGGCCTGTGGTGGATCCAGATGAACGGGTTGTCCCTCCAGGACAACGCGGTCGCCGGGGTGCGCCTGACGCAGGTGCCCTCCACCGCCAACCCGGTGTTCTTCGGCGTGTTGTGGCACTTCACGCCCACGCCCGCGGGGAACGCCTACGTCGTGGAGAGCAACAACGGCGGCTGCCTGGACATCGCGGACGGCATCTCGAAGTCCCCCGGCGCGGGGATCGAGGTCCGGCAGTGCGACGGCACGATCAGCCAGCAGTGGGTGACCCCGTCCCACGGCGGGGCCAAGTACGGCATGACCAACGTCTGGAGCGGCCTGGCCGCCACCGTCAAGGGGCCGGTCGTCGCCGGCGCCAAGCTGCACCAGCGGCCGGTCGGCGAGGCGAACCAGGTGTTCGACATGCCGTTCTTCGGTTTCTGA
- a CDS encoding RICIN domain-containing protein, with protein sequence MNGHILRAAAATTALLALAATAAALPAAASASAAATSSSASVWAASNVQLVNRQTGKCLTIAGGVSTDNNVHAVQYTCDDHPSRRWDIWGYSSAYLQVRNRQTGKCLTIAGGVSTENNVVALQYTCDTHPSRYWALGNRLGESVEFRNVQTGKCLTIAGGVSTANNLEAVQYTCDGHPSRFWDIRDYYGG encoded by the coding sequence ATGAACGGACACATCCTCCGCGCGGCCGCCGCCACGACGGCCCTGCTCGCCCTCGCCGCGACCGCCGCTGCCCTTCCCGCCGCCGCCTCCGCGTCCGCAGCGGCGACGTCGTCGTCCGCGTCGGTCTGGGCCGCGTCGAACGTGCAGCTCGTCAACCGCCAGACGGGCAAGTGCCTGACGATCGCGGGCGGCGTCAGCACCGACAACAACGTCCACGCCGTCCAGTACACCTGCGACGACCACCCCTCGCGCCGCTGGGACATCTGGGGCTACTCCAGCGCCTACCTCCAGGTCAGGAACCGCCAGACGGGCAAGTGCCTGACCATCGCGGGCGGCGTCAGCACCGAGAACAACGTGGTCGCCCTCCAGTACACCTGCGACACCCACCCCTCGCGCTACTGGGCGCTCGGCAACCGGCTCGGCGAGTCCGTCGAGTTCCGCAACGTGCAGACGGGCAAGTGCCTGACGATCGCGGGCGGCGTCAGCACCGCGAACAACCTGGAGGCCGTGCAGTACACCTGCGACGGCCACCCCTCCCGCTTCTGGGACATCCGCGACTACTACGGCGGCTGA
- a CDS encoding alpha/beta hydrolase family protein, whose amino-acid sequence MFASSPRGRVPAWRLLGAVALLGALSADCGAGVAPPPAAASPGEWVEEEVSFQAAGMTVYGTYRRPARPPAGRGLPAVLLVAGSGPTDRDGNTPLVQGRLDSLKAVAGWLSEDGVASLRYDKLDSGRTGAGRYGGPGAEAIGLAPFEQQAAAALGHLAARPGVDRARLGVIGHSEGALFALLLAAGRIAGAAPVHAAGLLEPLADRYLDVIGRQFDAQVAAGLKGGTVSEGKAAELRRAYAEAVRSLRASGTLPPEVPRELAAVFNPGTARFLAEADRHDPARLAAALKPGTPVLVSCSDADIQVSCADVTRLTAGLAEARAATRLVRLSGVSHVLKEDPSRTPDGYGRPLPFSAELRRALHRFTATALPPR is encoded by the coding sequence ATGTTCGCCTCGTCACCTCGTGGACGCGTCCCCGCCTGGCGGCTGCTGGGCGCCGTCGCGCTGCTGGGCGCGCTGTCCGCCGACTGCGGAGCCGGCGTCGCGCCCCCGCCCGCCGCCGCCTCCCCCGGCGAGTGGGTGGAGGAGGAGGTGAGCTTCCAGGCGGCGGGCATGACGGTGTACGGGACCTACCGGCGCCCGGCCCGGCCGCCCGCCGGCCGCGGGCTGCCCGCCGTCCTGCTCGTCGCGGGCAGCGGGCCCACCGACCGGGACGGCAACACCCCGCTCGTCCAGGGACGGCTGGACTCGCTGAAGGCGGTGGCCGGGTGGTTGTCCGAGGACGGCGTGGCCAGCCTCCGCTACGACAAGCTGGACAGCGGCAGGACCGGCGCCGGGCGGTACGGCGGGCCCGGGGCCGAGGCGATCGGCCTGGCCCCGTTCGAGCAGCAGGCCGCGGCGGCGCTCGGCCACCTGGCGGCGCGGCCCGGCGTGGACCGCGCCCGGCTCGGCGTGATCGGCCACAGCGAGGGGGCGCTGTTCGCGCTGCTGCTGGCCGCCGGCCGGATCGCGGGGGCGGCGCCCGTCCACGCCGCCGGCCTGCTGGAGCCGCTCGCCGACCGCTACCTGGACGTCATCGGCCGCCAGTTCGACGCCCAGGTCGCGGCCGGGCTGAAGGGGGGCACGGTCAGCGAAGGGAAGGCGGCCGAGCTGCGGCGGGCGTACGCAGAGGCGGTCCGCTCGCTGCGCGCCTCGGGGACGCTGCCGCCGGAGGTGCCCCGCGAGCTGGCGGCGGTGTTCAACCCGGGGACCGCGCGGTTCCTGGCCGAGGCCGACCGCCACGACCCCGCGCGGCTGGCCGCCGCGCTCAAGCCGGGCACCCCCGTGCTGGTGAGCTGCAGCGACGCGGACATCCAGGTGAGCTGCGCCGACGTGACGCGCCTGACGGCGGGCCTGGCCGAGGCGCGGGCCGCGACGCGGCTGGTCCGGCTGAGCGGGGTGAGCCACGTCCTGAAGGAGGACCCGAGCCGCACCCCCGACGGGTACGGCAGGCCGCTGCCGTTCTCGGCCGAGCTGCGCCGCGCCCTGCACCGCTTCACCGCCACCGCCCTGCCCCCGCGCTGA
- a CDS encoding DUF3887 domain-containing protein — MKRPPPAGVTDGAANAVADAVADAVADAVADAVADAVRRLAAEVAAGDRPPLDAVAAARDLARAADRALRATVDRARGSGHTWQEIGDVLGTTRQAAFQRFGRPVDPRTGRPMAETMLPGAAERAAELFADLVEGRWDEVCREFGPDVAARLDATGLATVWAQVTGLYGGYEGMGEPVARPAGDYTAVDVPLSFEAGERVGRVSYDQAGRVAGLFILPLDL, encoded by the coding sequence ATGAAGAGGCCCCCGCCGGCCGGGGTGACCGACGGCGCGGCGAACGCGGTGGCGGACGCCGTGGCCGACGCTGTGGCCGACGCTGTGGCCGACGCTGTGGCCGACGCCGTGCGGAGGCTGGCCGCCGAGGTGGCCGCGGGAGACCGTCCGCCCCTCGACGCGGTGGCCGCCGCCAGGGACCTCGCCCGCGCGGCCGACCGGGCCCTGCGCGCGACGGTGGACCGGGCGCGCGGATCGGGGCACACCTGGCAGGAGATCGGCGACGTGCTCGGCACCACCCGGCAGGCCGCCTTCCAGCGGTTCGGGCGTCCCGTCGATCCGCGCACCGGCCGGCCGATGGCCGAGACCATGCTCCCCGGGGCAGCCGAGCGCGCGGCGGAGCTGTTCGCCGACCTGGTCGAAGGCCGATGGGACGAGGTGTGCCGCGAGTTCGGCCCGGACGTCGCCGCCCGGCTCGACGCGACCGGCCTGGCCACGGTCTGGGCGCAGGTGACCGGCCTGTACGGCGGCTACGAGGGCATGGGCGAGCCGGTCGCGCGTCCGGCCGGCGACTACACGGCGGTGGACGTCCCGCTGTCGTTCGAGGCGGGCGAGCGCGTCGGCCGGGTCAGCTACGACCAGGCGGGCCGGGTCGCGGGCCTCTTCATCCTCCCGCTCGACCTGTGA
- a CDS encoding VOC family protein encodes MDLHSVVCVRDLAVARKWYEVFFGRPADEVIGAELLWQVGENAYVVLDDRPVRAARVGGTMITFGVTGLDDFLDRLAAHGVGHEPVETYGNGVRHVEILDPDGNSLSLAEAPAV; translated from the coding sequence GTGGATCTGCACAGCGTGGTGTGCGTGCGCGACCTGGCGGTGGCGCGGAAGTGGTACGAGGTGTTCTTCGGGCGGCCGGCGGACGAGGTGATCGGCGCCGAGCTGCTGTGGCAGGTGGGCGAGAACGCCTACGTCGTCCTCGACGACCGGCCGGTCCGGGCGGCGCGGGTGGGCGGCACCATGATCACGTTCGGGGTCACCGGCCTCGACGACTTCCTGGACCGGCTGGCGGCGCACGGCGTCGGGCACGAGCCCGTGGAGACGTACGGCAACGGCGTGCGCCACGTGGAGATCCTCGACCCGGACGGCAACAGCCTCTCGCTCGCCGAGGCCCCCGCCGTCTGA
- a CDS encoding cytochrome b — protein sequence MRSSSGKRRSFQFSHWSFMFAEIAVWSFAVLLVTGAMLMFRYDPGMSQVTYGGSYGPLRGLLVSRAFDSTLHLSLEVRGGLLIRQMHHWAALVFVAAVVLQLLRMFLTGAFRRPRTRQWLIWVTLLALGMAAGETGNALPDDVLSGGSLWLMVSVLQSVPVVGTWASSLLFGAGFPGERVIPVLYGAHLAIPVLMAALLAARELLVRRNGHGRFAATLPARRGARPAMALATVGMLFFLGYGFQIAPIWLYGPARPTQISAGSVPDWYMGFLDGALRIMPAWELTLGDYTLSLAVLVPTLVIPGVFFTALAAYPAAERFLAARRSRRDALGRPRTAEHAARAARAARERAGRDLLDRPRERPVQTAVAVAGVTFYGLLWAAAANDQIAHQFHLTVDAVTVFFRFAVVIGPVVAFAVTRWICLALRQAEREVAEHGVETGIITRSPDGGFHERLAPPREPAITAR from the coding sequence ATGCGCTCGTCGTCGGGCAAACGCCGCTCGTTCCAGTTCTCCCACTGGTCGTTCATGTTCGCCGAGATCGCCGTCTGGTCGTTCGCCGTCCTGCTGGTGACCGGGGCGATGCTGATGTTCCGCTACGACCCGGGCATGTCGCAGGTGACCTACGGCGGCTCGTACGGGCCGCTGCGCGGGCTGCTGGTGAGCCGGGCCTTCGACTCGACCCTGCACCTGAGCCTGGAGGTGCGCGGCGGGCTGCTCATCCGGCAGATGCACCACTGGGCGGCGCTCGTCTTCGTGGCGGCCGTCGTGCTGCAGCTGCTGCGGATGTTCCTGACCGGCGCGTTCCGCCGGCCGCGCACCCGGCAGTGGCTGATCTGGGTGACGCTGCTGGCCCTCGGCATGGCCGCCGGCGAGACCGGCAACGCCCTGCCCGACGACGTGCTGTCGGGCGGCAGCCTGTGGCTGATGGTGTCGGTCCTGCAGTCGGTCCCGGTGGTCGGGACGTGGGCGTCGTCGCTGCTGTTCGGCGCGGGTTTCCCCGGCGAGCGGGTGATCCCGGTCCTGTACGGGGCGCACCTGGCGATCCCCGTCCTCATGGCCGCGCTGCTGGCCGCCCGCGAGCTGCTGGTGCGGCGCAACGGCCACGGCCGCTTCGCCGCCACCCTGCCGGCCCGGCGGGGCGCCCGCCCGGCGATGGCGCTCGCCACGGTCGGCATGTTGTTCTTCCTCGGGTACGGCTTCCAGATCGCCCCGATCTGGCTGTACGGCCCGGCCCGGCCGACCCAGATCTCGGCGGGCTCGGTCCCCGACTGGTACATGGGCTTCCTGGACGGCGCGCTGCGCATCATGCCCGCCTGGGAGCTCACGCTCGGCGACTACACGCTCAGCCTCGCGGTCCTCGTCCCCACGCTGGTGATCCCCGGGGTGTTCTTCACCGCGCTGGCGGCCTACCCGGCGGCCGAGCGCTTCCTGGCCGCGCGCCGCTCCCGCCGCGACGCGCTCGGCCGCCCGCGGACCGCGGAGCACGCCGCGCGGGCCGCGCGGGCCGCGCGGGAGCGGGCCGGGCGCGACCTGCTGGACCGGCCGCGCGAGCGGCCCGTCCAGACGGCCGTGGCGGTCGCCGGCGTCACCTTCTACGGGCTGCTGTGGGCGGCCGCGGCCAACGACCAGATCGCGCACCAGTTCCACCTGACGGTGGACGCGGTGACGGTCTTCTTCAGGTTCGCCGTGGTCATCGGCCCGGTCGTGGCCTTCGCCGTCACCCGGTGGATCTGCCTGGCGCTGCGGCAGGCCGAGCGCGAGGTGGCCGAGCACGGCGTGGAGACCGGCATCATCACCCGCTCCCCTGACGGCGGCTTCCACGAGCGGCTCGCGCCGCCGCGGGAACCCGCGATCACCGCCCGGTAG
- a CDS encoding alcohol dehydrogenase catalytic domain-containing protein, with the protein MRGAVLYAPGDVRVDERRDPSIEEPADAVIRLAATCICGSDLWPYRGLDEVAGPAPMGHEYVGVVEEVGGEVTTVEPGQFVVGSFFASDNTCEICRAGYQSGCVRRVPMNPIGTQAQFARIPLADGTLVVTPGTPDADLVPGLLAASDVLGTGWFGAVAADAGPGRTVAVRPGGHVGYVGVAHGVELPGEELFFSLVHLHGGPAPVRRFLPELIRLICEREIDPGPVFDLTLPLEEAAEGYRAMDERRAVKVLLTP; encoded by the coding sequence ATGCGTGGAGCAGTCCTGTACGCCCCCGGCGACGTCCGCGTGGACGAGCGCCGGGACCCGTCGATCGAGGAGCCGGCCGACGCGGTCATCCGCCTGGCGGCGACCTGCATCTGCGGCTCCGACCTGTGGCCCTACCGGGGCCTGGACGAGGTCGCCGGGCCCGCCCCGATGGGCCACGAGTACGTCGGCGTCGTGGAGGAGGTCGGCGGCGAGGTCACCACGGTCGAGCCGGGCCAGTTCGTGGTCGGCTCGTTCTTCGCCTCCGACAACACCTGCGAGATCTGCCGCGCCGGTTACCAGAGCGGCTGCGTGCGCCGGGTGCCGATGAACCCGATCGGCACGCAGGCCCAGTTCGCGCGGATCCCGCTGGCCGACGGCACCCTCGTCGTCACCCCCGGCACGCCGGACGCGGACCTCGTGCCGGGCCTGCTGGCGGCCTCCGACGTGCTGGGCACCGGCTGGTTCGGCGCGGTGGCCGCCGACGCCGGTCCCGGCCGGACCGTGGCGGTCCGGCCCGGCGGGCACGTCGGGTACGTCGGCGTCGCCCACGGCGTCGAGCTGCCCGGCGAGGAGCTGTTCTTCTCGCTCGTGCACCTGCACGGCGGGCCCGCCCCGGTCCGCCGGTTCCTGCCGGAGCTGATCCGGCTGATCTGCGAGCGCGAGATCGACCCCGGCCCGGTCTTCGACCTGACCCTGCCGCTGGAGGAGGCGGCCGAGGGCTACCGGGCCATGGACGAGCGCCGCGCCGTCAAGGTCCTGCTCACCCCTTGA